GatagtaaattaataaattacatATATACTATTCGGTATATAAAATTTTTGACTTAATGTTTagtttcatacttttatttctcACTATCTCAAACTTTCGATTATCTTATAAATATGACAATAGTTGCTTCTGAGCAAAATGCaataactcaactcatctcatttGATTTTTTTACCTTGTCTTTAagtaatttttaataatatttttacatgaaaTCTTAACGATTAAATTAATAACCGAATTGATAACAATAATTGATTAACTTTAAAACCGAACGAACTCATACACGCCAACAAAACCCTTTGATTGTGTTCACTGCTATCAAAGGCTAGCTGGAACGACACAATTAGAgggaaattaaaaaaacaatttatCTAAACAGAGTTTAATTAATGACGGGACACGTCTTTGAGATGATGAATTCATTATGTGCTTACTAATAGGAGTTGCTAATTAAAGCTATATATAGCTATTAGCTAGCACTCGTGCAATCCCAGATCTGCCTctttaaatattcatttggcGTCAGTGAATTGTTGCCTGCCAGCTACAAGGGGAAAAGCAGTGAAATTTCTTTTACATAatcctccgtttcaatttatatgatattgtttatgtatttataaattattttattaaaaataaaagagtaattataaaagttaaattatttttattatataaaaataatattttttttgacaaattacaaaaaaaaaagaaaaagagagtgtCAAATGAATTGAGAATGATGAAGTAACAAATTGCATGCAGACACATTTACCGTTTAGCTAGGTTCGAAATATGTACAtaggaaaaataaaacaaacaatGTATGTACCTAAATTAAGTTgcattatattataattgtaAAGACAAAGATAAATTGTTCAAACTCGAAGTCtaaaacttgcataaaattattaatCGAAATACCCTTGCAAATTTAGAGAACCATTTAAAATGATCTGATTTTGTAGAAATAATCTTTTATGTCtacttataaattaaataataaaaaatatattttcaaatcttTTATACATAAACAGAATATGATAAAAGGTTACAAAAACTAAATCTCTATTTTTAACTTAATTTCCATTCGATGAATTGTTTGGAATTTGGAAATTACCACCAAACTAACCATATCGTGCAGCAGCTAGCACGTGGATATTGTCGACTAATTGTCATTAACTTCAAGTTGACTTCATTAAATTCTTCATTACTTATCTTCTTTATGGTAACAAAAATTATACTCTATTACTATACTTTATGTATAAGTAAGAAAAACTCGAAAGATGACACCACTTTGGTgaaaaattgagcatgcatgatgtATGTCTCTTTATAAATAGTTacatttatgaaaatttttgCGTACTTTATAACTATTCTAAGGAAAATTACTCAAAGTTAATATAGCAGCTATGATATTATGGAAAAGCTTGTATAATTTCGTGGTTATTTTTAGATTTCTGAGACTATTCTCTgagcaaaaaaatattttcaatgaaaaGATGCCTCATTGTTATTTTTCGttaatgtaaaaaaataaatagataatgaaTATTGatttaacaacaacaataattactTGTTAATTTCTATCTAATTGAAATCGGATATATGAATctctattatttatattttatttaaactcaatatataaataGGGGAAAATTTAGTTTATAAGTTGCAAATTCTTATAATCTTAATAACTTTTTATCAGACCTTGCTATATGtattaagaaaattattaaacATTTGCTTATGAATTAAATcgttattatatatttaataacttaaaatttCTGTAAaaattcactttaaaacttgaatcTGTCTATGAATATGAATAGTGGTGTGTAATAAtataaatgatatgaatatataattaagtagaTATTTGCACATGAATTGAATCAAATATGTTTTCTTTTCTACAATTGTTGTTTATATTACTcacatcaaaatatttatacctaagtaataaaaatataacatgcATTACCATTACCATATTCACTTGACTATTATAATTCGAATCAAATTTGATATAAACAATCCACACAAGTTTCTTCTAAATTATATAGTCAAAAAGATAACTATATATAGTGATCtaacttatttttaattattaatttaaaattcatagaaatttattttcctatttaaaatataaaaagaatattatttttcaaactcAAAAAGTTAAGGAAGTAAAGTGACATTTACTCTCAAATTTCCTATATGGTCTTGCTTTTGTCCAGTAAAAAGAGAGCGCGCATATATAAGACAAAAGTTTCATACGCTCATCCACgttttctaaattttatttttactttatcctctaaaattaaagataattctttaaattagtaaaataacttttttctttatatttttctaaaaaagtaattttcttacttattttttgaTGTGTGGttagtaagaaaaaaatattatcataaaagtatttataataatttaaaaaaataatatgatatcGAATTCCAACTTATGACCCAATCCAATTTCGATCCAAGATTCGACTTTCCAACTTGAATTGAGAGTCAGGTTCTAGGTCGAGATCCAAATTAAAATCGAATCTCGGaatgaaataataatttcttaatttacttagaaaaatattttttattcgtACCAAACACATATTTAAATTCTCAAAGCCATTTGAATCGGCCATCGGAATATTCAAATGATTCGTCCGCCGgtgaaatcataaattttacTTTTGGCAAAAGTCCATTTTCAAATAGTTGagcaaatatatatttttaaatttcagaGAGTATTATTAGTACCTCTACAAATAGAAATTCATCACTTTAACTCCCCGGAGaagaaacaaaatataaaaactcTCGCCTCCATTTTTGAATTTCTTGTTATCATTCAATTCATTTTCCCTCTAAGCTCACAAATTATTTTCGAGATTCCgaaatttcaaagttaaaatggAGCCACCgggaaacgacgtcgttgcgtTTGAGTCAGCTCAGAAGATAATCCTCCGGTGGGATTCCACGGCGTCGGAAGACGCTCGAGAGAAGATGATCTTCGCCGGCGATCGACATGAGATCGATCGGTATTTGCAAGCTGTTGATGAAATCCAACGGTCGATGGAGTCCGCTACACTTTCCGATGAACAGAACAAAGTTAGTAGTGCGATCCAGATCGCCATGGCTCGGCTTGAAGATGAGTTTCGTAATATACTCATAGCTCACACGACTCCTATGGAAGCTGAATCTCTTACTGACAGTAGTCCTGTGCCTGAAGAAGACTACGAGGATGACTCGCTGTTGACCAAGGACTTGGAGCATCAAGAGAGTAACAGCAGCTGTAGTTATCGATCTACAAATAGCATTCGTGAAATCGATCTAATGCCTTCGGATGCAATTTACGATCTCCGATGCATCGCCGAGAGAATGATCCTCGCCGGATATCTCCGGGAGTGTATTCAGGTGTATGGCAGTGTACGCAAGTCTGCAGTGGACTCGAGTTTCCGCAAACTTGGAATAGAGAAGCTGAGCATCGGAGATATCCAGAGATTAGAATGGGAAACTCTAGAAACGAAGATCCGGCGGTGGATACGAGCTGCAAAAGTATGCGTTCGGATACTTTTCGCTAGTGAGAAGAAACTCTGTGAGCAAATCTTCGAAGGTTTAGGCACTGCAACGGACGATGCTTGTTTCATGGAAACAATCAAAGGTCCAGCTATTCAGCTATTCAATTTTGCTGAAGCCATTAGCATTAGTCGGCGATCACCGGAGAAGTTGTTTAAGATATTGGATCTTCATGATGCTTTATCGGATTTACTGGTGGACATTGAGATTGTTTTCGATTCAAAATCTTCGGAGTCAATTAGGGTTCAAACTGTAGAGATACTATCTAGGTTAGCTGAGGCTGCAAGAGGGATATTATCTGAATTTGAAAATGCAGTGCTtcgagaaccttccaaggttcCTGTACCTGGAGGGACAATTCATCCCTTGACTAGGTATGTTATGAACTACATAAGTTTAATCTCAGACTACAAACAGACCATGTCTGAATTAATTGTCTCAAAGCCATCAACAGGGTCAAGGTATTCGAGTGATCCTAACACTCCTGATATGGATTTTGCGGAGCTAGAATCACAGACCCCGTTGGCGCTTCATTTGATCTGGATTGCTGTGATTTTGCAGTTCAATTTGGAAGGTAAGTCTAAGTGCTATAGAGATACTTCATTGGCACATATATTTATGATGAACAATGTACATTATATTGTTCAGAAGATTAAAGGGTCACCTGAGCTGAGGGAGATGGTAGGGGATGATTGTTTAAGGAAATTAACAGGGAAATTCAGGCAAGCAGCTACAAACTACCAGAGATCAACCTGGGTGAATGTTTTACATTGTTTGCGAGATGAGGGTTTACATGTCAAAGGCAGTTTTTCATCCGGGGTGTCTAAGAGCGCATTGAGAGAGCGGTTTAAAACCTTCAATGCTATGTTTGAAGAGGTACATAGGACTCAGTCCACCTGGTTGATACCGGATACCCAGCTCCGAGAGGAGCTGCGTATTTCTGTATCTGAGAAGTTGATCCCAGCTTATAGATCATTTCTCGGAAGGTTCAGGAGTCATATTGAAAGTGGGAGGCATCGGGAAAACTATATCAAGTATTCTGGTGAGGACATTGAGACTGCTGTCTTGGATTTCTTCGAGGGGTACCAAGTTTCACAACACATAAGAAGAAGATCTCAGTGAAATGATATAAGTTTCAGTAATTAGAATCTTAGGAcattctttgaattttttttgtggaGTCATTTAAGAGGAGCCGAGGTTCTGGATTTAAGGTATTGTCGTGCAAAGCAGAAAATTTTGGTAAGATCAGCTGTATCTATGATGGTCTCCCTCTGCCTAAATGCTCCTGCCCTGTAAGCGCAGTGTTGTTGTATTTCTTCCATATGTTAGATTTTATTTCATTTGTCCATATCTGAATTGGTGCATTTGGTTTTTACTCAGAAATTTATGAGCCATCAAAATCATGAGTACAGAGTTTCATTTATCCTTGCAGGTTACCCTCTAAGCCCATGCCTTTTATCAGGTGCTTAATATAATCTGAACATTGAAGGCATTCTAAGGTCAATATCCCTAACAATTGAATACTTTGGAGCAAACTAGATTTTATAACTCCATCAACAATATCataatttatagtatttccCTTGCTTCTTCTCAGCCGAGGGTTTATTGGAAACAATATCTTTATCTCAAAGGTgggggtaaggtttgcgtacatcctaccctctcctgaccccacttgtgggattacactgggtatgttgtagTTTGCTTACCTTAAGTTAAGGTTTTTATCAGTGAAATGAAAACAGTTCTTCATGATTTTCCAACTAAAACACTGGAAGTTCTTGCAGCATGACAATTTGCTTATGTATTTGGTAAAGCAGCATACAGAACTATTGGTGTTTTTTTGTTTAGTTGTACCCTTTTACTGATAGGGACATAAGGTAAGTAATGCTTATAGTTtataaaaaacaataaaaagttAAAGAAGGATAAGTGGTGCTCATTAGCTATTGTTGGAGATCAAGAGAACATACCAATCACTTGAATTGGTTAATGCTCTCAAACATGAATGCTTACCTTATCTCTAATGAAAGAAGAATAATTGCAACTCTGAAAGTTTTGCTAGTCAGAACATAATACAAGTGGATAATCCCTGCTTGCTTGCCTGGAGCATTGTGTTAATGAACTCTCTGAAGTGCTTCAGATTGTTGGTTTCCAAATGTATGTGCTAAATATGTAAGTATATCATTTTCAGTGTTACAATCTTTCCATATATCTTCATTTTACATCGTATTCCTCGTCTCTCTGTAACGTAACCTATAGTACCCAGGAGTTCTAGCTGGTCTTCctaacatgattttttttcgaATTCTGCTTCCGTACATTTGAAAGGTCAAATAAGGTTGACACTTTGATTCATCAATGTTCAATTTTTCAATGGTCTAAGTTTGTCTTCCGTCGCCAATTCCAAGAGGGTGTAATGGTCCACAAAGATTCAAATGTATTCTGTGAAATTTCAAAGGAACAAGTCAGAATGAGTAATGTAGAATTTTCCCCTAGCTTGTTGAAGGTTTGGTGAACAAACACACACTTCATGAGATATAAAGTATATAGAGAACTTGGTTTGTCGACCCCAATATGGAAAATGCTTTACTAATTGCTTATCTTCTCTCTTTTGGGAATGTTACTTTGCCACGTTACAATATGGGGCTATTTAATTACAGGGATTAGGTTGTTTCATAGTATaaaatttggataaaatttATTCCAAAAGCATAAAAGTCCCAAATATAGAAGGTGAATTATTACCATCGGATAAGCCTTGTTTTGAACTAATAGCATTTGAGTATAAGTTCTATGCATCGGCCACTGAAGGTCGGAGGTGATtttttatacaaaaaataattgattacTTGCATTAAAATCCTGAATTAATGAAAGATTAGgaagaagggggggggggggggaaacAAGAAGAAAGAATTTGTTATAAACTTAGTGGAAAGAATTACATGATATCTTTTAATAGTGAGAGACTGAACGTTGACAGATAGACGTGGCTGATCCAAACACCACTtgttataaaaatttaaaaagaaaaaaaaaacaaggaaAGAGAATTAAGAGCCATCCTTGTAAGTCAAATGGGTAAGAAAACATTGACACGTCAATTATGTACTACTACTCGAGACTAGTCATTTTTGCTGTTTCCCTTCAATATTTTGAATGAGTTAAGACGATATTTAAGAAATTTGACGAGATTGAAATTCTAGAATTGAATTGGAAAATGACCAAGTCTTTGAATATTCCATTAATTTCCTGGACAAAATCACTAACTAGCAAAGTTGAAACTCTAGatgaattctttttcttttttcttataatCAAAATTAACTTTCGTGCTTTTTGGCCTACCAGGtggagaaaaatagggatttggAAGGAAATACTATCATCATCATACAGAAGAAAAAACGAATACTTTTGACTTGCAAGATAAATTGTagtagtatttatttatttattgaaacATAAACGTCAATTCTGTGTTTCTTTTCCACTATTAACCAATTATAAATCTTCACGTCCCCATTCTTCAAAAACACATTCATGAATAAATTAAGAACATTCGACCAAGAATGTCGTTGGTACGATTCAAGCTCAAAGCTCAAAATATGTAATTCTTTCtcttttgatttaaaatcaatATCTGGCTTTCAACAATGCCTAAATTATTGTCCAAGACTAGATGGTCAACGGCTGCAATTCAAGTTCATGTTATTACACTACAGGTTTGTTTGgtacgaaagaaaatattttaaagaaaaataagtgaatttcttgTTTATTTTCCTGAGTTTGTACATAGAATAAAAAACTgttattttaaaactatttgtATATAATCTAGACAAATACTATTGAAAATGAAATTGGAGTGTTTGTAGATAGGGGGGCTACAGATGTGGGATGAAGATGGTGTGCAATTTCGAGGGTAAAGAGGAGACAATTAATGTTGAATGTCACTTGTGAAACTTATTTTCCTACTTCCATCAggaagtcattttcctcatttttaaggAACTTGTTTTCCTAGAGAACAATATCCCTAGGTGCTTATCCGTAGACTTGCCGAAGCTTATAGGCAAACTAGttttcaaaagaagaaaaaatcacATTACcaattacaacaacataccaaatgaaatctcacaagtggggtctggggagggtagtgTGTATGTAGCCTttccctatcttttgaaggtaGAGATATT
This Solanum dulcamara chromosome 8, daSolDulc1.2, whole genome shotgun sequence DNA region includes the following protein-coding sequences:
- the LOC129901003 gene encoding exocyst complex component EXO70A1-like, whose amino-acid sequence is MEPPGNDVVAFESAQKIILRWDSTASEDAREKMIFAGDRHEIDRYLQAVDEIQRSMESATLSDEQNKVSSAIQIAMARLEDEFRNILIAHTTPMEAESLTDSSPVPEEDYEDDSLLTKDLEHQESNSSCSYRSTNSIREIDLMPSDAIYDLRCIAERMILAGYLRECIQVYGSVRKSAVDSSFRKLGIEKLSIGDIQRLEWETLETKIRRWIRAAKVCVRILFASEKKLCEQIFEGLGTATDDACFMETIKGPAIQLFNFAEAISISRRSPEKLFKILDLHDALSDLLVDIEIVFDSKSSESIRVQTVEILSRLAEAARGILSEFENAVLREPSKVPVPGGTIHPLTRYVMNYISLISDYKQTMSELIVSKPSTGSRYSSDPNTPDMDFAELESQTPLALHLIWIAVILQFNLEGKSKCYRDTSLAHIFMMNNVHYIVQKIKGSPELREMVGDDCLRKLTGKFRQAATNYQRSTWVNVLHCLRDEGLHVKGSFSSGVSKSALRERFKTFNAMFEEVHRTQSTWLIPDTQLREELRISVSEKLIPAYRSFLGRFRSHIESGRHRENYIKYSGEDIETAVLDFFEGYQVSQHIRRRSQ